A stretch of the Ktedonobacterales bacterium genome encodes the following:
- a CDS encoding ABC transporter ATP-binding protein, with product MMTDPVLEVKRLSVDYASASGAVHAVDDVSFTLRRGQIFGLAGESGSGKSTLAYAIARLLRPPAVVTQGEVWFYPRPGTESQNNESLLAPINVLHLTPAGLRAFRWRRLSIVFQSAMNALNPVLDISTQITDVLRAHEPGMSRKAQQERALELLRLVGIAPDRLHSYPHELSGGMRQRAIIAIALALNPDIIIMDEPTTALDVVVQREILAEIKGLRERLGFSVIFITHDLSLLLEMSDQLAIMYAGRLVETATQRQLNRQPRHPYTYGLLHSFPKLRGPRQSMTGIPGSPPDLRAAPSGCAFHPRCSFAFEACHTAIPGLLTPCPDEPTQQVACHLYNASMQPPGLPSEFSPSNGTPSDPELQKEPTHEHSSPLY from the coding sequence ATGATGACTGATCCGGTGCTGGAAGTGAAGCGCCTGAGTGTTGATTATGCAAGCGCGTCGGGAGCAGTTCACGCCGTTGATGATGTGAGTTTCACACTGCGTCGTGGGCAAATCTTTGGCCTGGCAGGCGAGAGCGGCAGCGGGAAATCAACGCTGGCCTATGCGATTGCGCGCCTGCTGCGCCCTCCCGCTGTGGTGACGCAAGGAGAGGTCTGGTTCTACCCACGACCTGGCACAGAGAGCCAGAACAACGAATCGCTTTTAGCGCCAATCAACGTGCTTCACCTCACGCCAGCGGGACTTCGCGCCTTTCGCTGGCGCAGGCTCTCCATCGTCTTCCAAAGCGCGATGAATGCGCTCAACCCGGTACTCGACATCAGCACACAGATTACCGATGTGCTGCGGGCGCACGAGCCTGGTATGTCGCGCAAAGCGCAGCAGGAGCGCGCGCTGGAATTGCTTCGATTGGTCGGCATTGCCCCGGATCGACTCCACAGCTATCCACACGAATTGAGCGGTGGCATGCGCCAGCGGGCGATCATTGCAATTGCGCTGGCGCTGAACCCCGACATTATCATCATGGATGAACCCACCACCGCGCTAGATGTAGTGGTACAGCGCGAGATTCTCGCCGAAATCAAAGGCTTGCGCGAGCGGTTGGGCTTTTCCGTAATCTTCATCACCCATGATCTTTCGCTGCTGCTGGAGATGAGCGATCAGCTAGCGATCATGTACGCTGGCCGTCTCGTGGAAACGGCCACACAACGCCAACTCAATCGCCAGCCGCGTCATCCCTACACCTATGGACTCCTGCACTCTTTTCCAAAATTGCGTGGTCCCCGACAAAGTATGACTGGCATTCCTGGCTCTCCGCCCGATCTGAGAGCCGCGCCATCAGGTTGCGCCTTTCATCCCCGCTGCTCGTTCGCGTTTGAGGCGTGCCATACAGCCATCCCTGGACTCTTAACTCCCTGCCCTGACGAGCCAACCCAGCAGGTTGCCTGCCACCTTTACAACGCCAGTATGCAGCCGCCTGGCCTCCCCAGCGAGTTTTCCCCCTCAAATGGTACACCATCTGACCCCGAGCTACAAAAGGAACCCACTCATGAGCATTCTTCGCCCCTCTACTAA